One Candidatus Acidulodesulfobacterium ferriphilum genomic window carries:
- the fliG gene encoding flagellar motor switch protein FliG: MARKFSGPEKAAIFLVSVGEDAASEIIKRLELMEIQKITKYMDQLPIIEKDDSESVLKDFNSNFSKVGIVVKGDDFVKNLIAKSLDPDKAKKILDNLHGPIEEEGLQTLKWLDPHVIADFVKNEHPQTIALILGHLEPIQAATVIGLLPSSIRSQVVFRLSKLERVPPGIIKDLDEVLQEQLKSTGQTQSRLVGGVRIVADILNNMDKSIEEPILNDIETMDKEEAEKIRELMFTFDDLAMVDDKSMQLMLREISHDQIVMALKTASDELKNKILANVSKRAQEMIADDLEALGPKKLSEVEKVQHEILKIARRLEDEGKISLAVKSESEKLV; this comes from the coding sequence ATGGCGAGAAAATTTTCAGGTCCGGAAAAGGCGGCGATATTTCTAGTTTCGGTGGGCGAAGATGCGGCTTCCGAAATTATAAAAAGGCTTGAATTAATGGAAATACAGAAAATTACGAAATATATGGACCAGCTTCCGATAATCGAAAAAGACGACTCCGAATCGGTGCTGAAAGATTTTAATTCCAATTTTTCAAAAGTCGGCATAGTCGTTAAAGGGGATGATTTTGTTAAAAACCTTATAGCCAAATCTCTTGATCCCGATAAAGCAAAAAAAATATTAGATAATCTGCACGGCCCTATAGAGGAAGAAGGGCTTCAAACATTAAAATGGCTTGATCCTCATGTTATCGCAGATTTCGTAAAAAATGAACATCCCCAAACTATTGCCTTAATACTGGGGCATTTAGAACCTATACAGGCGGCGACGGTAATAGGTCTCCTGCCGTCGTCGATAAGGTCGCAGGTAGTCTTCAGGCTGTCCAAATTAGAAAGAGTTCCGCCGGGTATAATCAAAGACCTCGACGAGGTTCTTCAGGAACAGTTAAAATCGACAGGGCAAACCCAGAGCAGGTTAGTGGGCGGAGTGAGAATAGTGGCCGATATTTTAAACAATATGGACAAATCCATCGAAGAACCTATACTAAACGATATCGAAACGATGGATAAAGAAGAGGCGGAAAAGATAAGGGAGCTTATGTTTACATTTGACGATCTTGCAATGGTTGACGATAAATCTATGCAGTTAATGCTTAGAGAGATATCACACGACCAGATTGTTATGGCATTGAAAACAGCTTCCGACGAGCTCAAAAATAAGATTCTTGCCAATGTATCAAAAAGAGCGCAGGAAATGATAGCGGATGATTTAGAGGCATTGGGACCCAAAAAACTTTCCGAGGTAGAAAAGGTGCAGCACGAAATTTTAAAGATTGCAAGAAGGCTTGAGGATGAAGGCAAAATCAGCTTAGCCGTAAAAAGCGAAAGCGAAAAACTTGTTTAA
- the fliF gene encoding flagellar M-ring protein FliF, which produces MATSFKDFGSQLAKFYTELSIERKIVFSLLILAVAGAVYFTAIYAATPKYSVLYSNLNSSSASAIIDKLHSYSIPYKLSNQGKTILIPENKVYETRLKLASIGLPHQEGVGFSIFDKVQIGMTDFIQHVDYQRALQGELERTINELSQVKYSRVLIVLPRQSIFVSRRVPAKASVIVKLRPGMHLNKMQVNGIIHLVASAVEGLKPKNVTIVDTDGQVLSVPTKETFEYTVNQLTYVHKIEKNLEHKINSMLIPVVGEGNVNSKVYVKADFSKKTESKLTYDPNTTAIVSQQTYRSSSTGAVRPYGIPGAKSNLPPGKTPIPLAKPSVHTVRKDTTNYDVSKKIEKISYPAGTIKRIYASVLINGTYKEIKSPQGKISLQYIPRSSAEMSLFKSIVETAVGYSKASNDKVVVANIPFKKIHYAITPPPKKTLTAIIKSNLGEILKYAAILLGIALLIFFVLRPIIKYITAYESKQRGKTAEEERLEALTQIKQESVPKPEHNIKDVATNIVRTDPDAATNYVKNLLKETGREV; this is translated from the coding sequence ATGGCGACATCTTTTAAAGATTTCGGTTCCCAATTAGCAAAGTTTTACACGGAACTGTCAATAGAAAGAAAGATTGTGTTCTCTCTTTTGATTTTAGCCGTCGCAGGAGCCGTTTATTTTACGGCTATCTATGCCGCAACCCCTAAATACAGCGTTCTTTATTCTAATTTAAATTCGTCAAGCGCCTCTGCAATAATTGACAAGCTGCATTCTTACTCTATTCCGTATAAGCTTTCGAATCAGGGAAAAACAATATTAATTCCCGAAAATAAGGTTTACGAAACCCGTTTAAAGCTGGCATCTATAGGCCTCCCCCATCAGGAAGGGGTCGGATTTTCCATATTCGATAAGGTTCAAATAGGAATGACGGACTTTATCCAGCATGTAGATTATCAAAGAGCGCTTCAGGGCGAGCTTGAAAGAACGATAAATGAACTCAGTCAGGTTAAATATTCCAGAGTCCTGATTGTCTTGCCGCGGCAGTCTATATTCGTAAGCAGAAGGGTTCCCGCAAAAGCATCGGTCATCGTAAAATTAAGACCGGGAATGCATTTAAACAAAATGCAGGTAAACGGCATTATACACTTGGTAGCAAGCGCCGTCGAGGGGCTAAAGCCTAAAAATGTAACGATAGTTGATACGGACGGGCAGGTTTTATCCGTCCCGACAAAAGAAACATTTGAATACACCGTCAATCAATTAACCTATGTTCATAAAATCGAAAAAAACCTCGAACATAAGATAAATTCGATGCTGATACCCGTGGTCGGGGAGGGTAATGTCAACTCTAAAGTCTATGTAAAAGCTGATTTTTCGAAAAAAACGGAATCAAAATTAACTTACGACCCTAATACTACGGCGATTGTTTCACAGCAGACTTATAGATCTTCTTCTACGGGCGCCGTAAGACCATACGGCATTCCGGGAGCAAAGTCTAATCTTCCGCCCGGCAAAACCCCAATTCCTCTTGCCAAACCAAGTGTTCATACTGTAAGAAAAGATACTACCAACTATGATGTTTCTAAAAAAATCGAAAAAATTTCGTATCCGGCAGGAACAATAAAAAGAATTTACGCTTCCGTTCTCATAAACGGAACATATAAGGAAATAAAATCGCCGCAGGGCAAAATATCTCTACAATATATACCCAGATCGTCCGCCGAAATGAGTTTATTTAAAAGCATCGTAGAAACAGCGGTCGGATACTCAAAAGCCTCCAACGACAAGGTTGTGGTGGCGAATATTCCTTTCAAAAAAATTCACTATGCCATAACTCCGCCGCCTAAAAAAACACTTACGGCTATTATCAAATCCAATTTGGGGGAAATACTAAAATACGCCGCTATTTTGCTGGGCATTGCCCTTTTAATATTTTTTGTTTTAAGACCGATAATAAAATATATTACCGCTTATGAATCAAAACAGAGGGGGAAAACCGCGGAGGAAGAAAGGCTTGAAGCCTTAACGCAGATAAAACAGGAGTCTGTTCCGAAACCAGAGCATAATATAAAGGATGTCGCAACAAACATCGTTAGAACCGACCCCGATGCCGCAACAAATTATGTAAAAAATTTATTAAAAGAAACGGGTAGAGAAGTATAA
- the fliE gene encoding flagellar hook-basal body complex protein FliE — protein MSAIIINNANNLNPGSIKELNPNNIAGGANQAAGSSGGGSFANTLLNYIDKVNNLQEGANNQASAIATGQSSNIHQAMIDMEKANNSFELMMQVRNKIITAYNQIINMQV, from the coding sequence ATGTCAGCGATTATAATAAATAATGCAAATAATTTAAATCCAGGCTCTATTAAAGAACTTAACCCAAATAATATTGCCGGCGGCGCAAACCAGGCCGCAGGCTCAAGTGGCGGCGGTTCTTTTGCAAATACTCTTTTAAATTACATCGATAAAGTAAATAATCTTCAGGAGGGCGCCAATAATCAAGCATCGGCTATTGCAACGGGGCAATCCTCGAATATTCATCAGGCAATGATAGATATGGAAAAAGCTAATAATTCTTTCGAGTTAATGATGCAGGTCAGAAATAAAATTATAACGGCATATAATCAAATTATAAATATGCAAGTTTAA
- the flgC gene encoding flagellar basal body rod protein FlgC: MSFNDSLSIAAQGLNAERIRMNVIASNLANINTDNAGNGLPYVKKEPLFKTVKFKNYFGVEVERIENAKNPFSEKYDPGSPLANKAGYVKIPNISSIRELVDMISATKAYQADAQVIAESKAMSQASLKI; encoded by the coding sequence ATGAGTTTTAACGATTCTTTAAGTATCGCCGCCCAGGGGCTTAACGCCGAAAGAATTAGAATGAATGTTATTGCTTCCAACCTTGCAAACATCAATACGGATAACGCGGGAAACGGTCTGCCTTATGTCAAAAAAGAACCGCTGTTTAAAACAGTTAAATTTAAAAACTACTTTGGCGTCGAGGTTGAAAGGATTGAAAATGCAAAAAATCCGTTTTCGGAAAAATATGACCCGGGCAGTCCGCTGGCAAACAAGGCTGGATATGTAAAAATCCCGAATATTTCATCTATAAGGGAGCTTGTGGATATGATATCGGCGACGAAGGCGTATCAAGCTGATGCGCAGGTTATAGCCGAGTCAAAAGCCATGTCCCAGGCATCGTTAAAAATTTGA
- the flgB gene encoding flagellar basal body rod protein FlgB gives MFSKIYDILGESLNVLDGRQNIIASNIANANTPGYRAKTLNFEDVMRSLVPSESLLPMKTNSVKDLSNGDIYDAAPNGSGFIKSFVHNQTDESIPPLDGNTVDLSKEMTDMASNAIRFEAVAGLLTKKFTMLNYAITQANP, from the coding sequence ATGTTTAGTAAAATTTACGATATACTTGGTGAAAGTTTAAATGTGCTTGACGGGAGGCAAAACATAATAGCTTCCAATATCGCTAATGCCAATACGCCGGGATACAGGGCTAAAACCTTAAATTTTGAAGATGTTATGAGGAGCTTGGTGCCGTCAGAGTCGCTTTTGCCCATGAAAACAAATTCCGTAAAAGATTTATCAAACGGAGACATATATGATGCCGCGCCTAACGGTTCCGGATTTATAAAGTCTTTTGTTCATAATCAAACGGATGAATCCATTCCCCCGTTGGACGGCAATACCGTCGATTTAAGCAAAGAAATGACGGATATGGCATCCAATGCTATCAGATTTGAAGCGGTGGCAGGTCTCCTGACAAAAAAATTCACCATGTTAAATTATGCTATAACGCAGGCTAATCCATAG
- a CDS encoding sigma-54-dependent Fis family transcriptional regulator produces MAQDKILIVDDDRHMRSALNLSLKKIGKDGEIFSSAEDALKFIDMTGKDNLENPFFLIVSDLNLPNMDGVAFLEEIKKRENYKNIPFVIITAYGTIESAVLAMKLGATDYLLKPFNITDFERVIKNAEKISHILTKEIKNIETLSYNGDKHAFIYKTGKMKQINSFIDIIAPSDATVLITGESGTGKEVVARRVHELSKRKGKFIGVNCSAIVPTLLESELFGHEKGAFTGAAARKPGKLELANNGTILLDEIADMDKNLQSKILRTLQEKTVDRVGGDEPVKVDVRVIAATNRDIEKMVLEGAFREDLFYRINVIPIHLPPLRERKEDIPPLAKYFMEKYSKKYYRNCIKISEDALNYLVSLNYQGNIRELENMIERAVILAQKDEIIDIAHFGSFGSSGYNGPAAIPKAWSKAVIRENESGITSLSIKEMEEKLIIAAIKETNGNRTKAAEKLGITARTLRNKLKELNLSDV; encoded by the coding sequence ATGGCGCAGGATAAAATATTAATAGTGGATGACGACCGACATATGCGCTCGGCGCTAAACTTAAGCTTAAAAAAGATAGGCAAAGACGGTGAAATATTTTCATCCGCCGAAGATGCTTTAAAATTCATTGACATGACAGGCAAGGATAACCTTGAAAACCCGTTTTTTCTTATAGTAAGCGATTTAAATCTCCCAAATATGGACGGTGTGGCTTTTTTGGAGGAAATAAAAAAAAGAGAAAATTACAAAAATATCCCGTTCGTTATTATTACGGCATACGGGACAATAGAGAGCGCGGTTCTGGCCATGAAGCTGGGCGCAACTGATTATCTTTTAAAGCCCTTTAATATAACGGATTTTGAAAGGGTAATAAAAAATGCGGAAAAAATTTCCCATATTTTAACTAAAGAAATTAAAAATATAGAAACATTATCTTATAACGGGGACAAACACGCTTTTATTTATAAAACAGGCAAAATGAAGCAAATAAACTCCTTTATAGATATAATCGCTCCCTCGGATGCGACGGTTTTAATAACAGGGGAATCCGGAACCGGCAAGGAGGTTGTCGCAAGACGCGTGCACGAACTCAGTAAAAGGAAGGGTAAGTTTATCGGGGTTAATTGTTCCGCTATAGTGCCGACCCTTTTGGAGAGCGAACTTTTTGGCCATGAAAAAGGCGCTTTTACGGGGGCCGCGGCAAGAAAGCCCGGAAAATTAGAGCTTGCAAATAATGGAACTATACTGCTTGACGAGATAGCCGATATGGATAAAAATCTTCAATCAAAAATTTTGCGAACCCTTCAGGAAAAGACTGTCGATAGGGTAGGGGGAGACGAGCCTGTCAAAGTGGATGTCAGGGTTATAGCCGCTACAAACAGGGATATAGAAAAAATGGTTTTGGAAGGCGCTTTTAGGGAAGACCTTTTTTATAGGATTAATGTTATCCCCATACACCTGCCGCCTTTAAGGGAAAGAAAAGAGGACATTCCGCCGCTTGCAAAATATTTTATGGAAAAATATTCCAAAAAATACTATCGAAACTGCATTAAAATATCGGAGGATGCTTTAAATTATTTAGTGTCCTTAAACTATCAGGGAAACATCAGGGAACTTGAAAACATGATAGAAAGGGCGGTAATTCTTGCCCAGAAAGACGAAATCATAGATATTGCCCATTTCGGAAGTTTCGGTTCATCCGGTTATAACGGCCCGGCCGCCATTCCGAAGGCCTGGAGCAAAGCGGTAATCAGGGAAAACGAATCCGGCATTACAAGTTTAAGTATTAAAGAAATGGAAGAGAAACTCATTATTGCCGCTATTAAAGAAACAAACGGGAACAGGACAAAAGCTGCCGAAAAGCTGGGAATAACCGCAAGAACCTTAAGAAACAAACTCAAAGAACTCAACCTAAGCGATGTTTAA
- a CDS encoding flagellar biosynthesis protein FlgD yields MSVNSLFPATTSTAAANTAAAANSANSNSLISENTFMKLMVQELQNQNPLDPMSNTNFISELAQFNSMNQLTSMNSTLQSLVSSQNQAVLSNAANLIGRTVQANGNSFGFTSGSSASLKYSLPQNANSTSIDVYDSSGNLVYNTNLGPQNSGSQSFNWDGLENGGSAAPTGNYSFSVNATDASGNPITATTYSNAAVMGLTTSSSGAVELELSNGSTVPLSSVTNVS; encoded by the coding sequence ATGTCGGTAAATTCACTTTTTCCTGCAACGACATCTACTGCTGCTGCCAATACTGCTGCTGCGGCTAATTCTGCAAACTCAAATAGCCTCATAAGCGAAAATACCTTTATGAAATTAATGGTTCAGGAACTCCAAAACCAAAATCCGTTAGACCCGATGTCCAATACCAATTTTATTTCCGAGCTTGCCCAGTTTAACTCCATGAACCAGCTTACCTCTATGAATTCTACTCTTCAAAGCCTTGTATCCTCGCAAAATCAAGCAGTGCTTAGCAATGCCGCAAACTTGATAGGACGAACGGTTCAGGCAAACGGCAACTCATTTGGATTCACGAGCGGCAGCAGCGCATCCTTAAAATATTCCTTGCCGCAAAATGCTAATTCCACGTCGATAGATGTTTATGACAGCTCTGGAAATCTTGTTTATAACACAAATTTGGGTCCGCAAAATTCAGGCTCTCAGTCGTTTAACTGGGACGGGCTTGAAAACGGCGGTTCCGCGGCTCCTACGGGGAACTATTCATTTTCGGTTAACGCAACGGACGCATCGGGTAATCCGATAACCGCAACCACTTATTCGAACGCCGCGGTTATGGGACTAACCACATCTAGTAGCGGCGCTGTAGAGCTTGAACTGAGCAACGGTTCGACCGTTCCGCTTTCGAGCGTTACGAATGTTAGCTAA
- a CDS encoding flagellar hook-basal body complex protein has product MGANALFTAVSGLNANQTYLGVIGNNIANSNTIGFKSSDPIFQNLVSQTLSGVSSSQEGLGTSVYSIQQQFGQGALETTSNPLNMAVDGSGFFIVQSPNGSTYYTRNGQFSENAQGQIVDSTGQNIVQGYPLNAQGISTSGTPQPISLTTSAIPPLATTTATLTANLDSNISPQTTPTTTTGTFMGGYLTSSASAGSSTVNVDMTYKGATGSAPTSLLIGNGDGTTNLYTVTSYVSGGVTYTPATLPSGSAVTSVTLSSPLTSSVLQNTAISQNTLGLTSTSGVLQGSDMQINTNGNSTSSDPYQFLNTVASVNSNSTVNLSNAMPVPSGGSFTAGGGVIAGPASDYYSTTINVYDSLGNSLPMTVTFAPTSSSAGNWNVYYTINGTAAQRSSFSTITPTSAPNYDVQFNSNGQIVSGTTQTLTDVPAYVNPAPATLQDGASEPLNVALNLNNLTQYAATSATTAFTQNGYSTGTLTSFTVDQNGRISGLFSNGQTKYLYQVALANFIAPTGLVSEGNSLYAQSFQSGQPAVGVANSGNFGYITDSALEQSNVNISSEFTNMIIAQNAYVANSKVLTTENAVLTALETAIP; this is encoded by the coding sequence ATGGGAGCAAATGCGCTTTTTACCGCAGTATCAGGCTTAAACGCCAATCAAACGTACCTTGGGGTCATAGGAAACAATATTGCAAATTCTAACACAATCGGTTTTAAAAGCTCCGATCCGATTTTTCAAAATCTTGTGAGCCAGACATTAAGCGGCGTCTCAAGCTCTCAGGAAGGCCTTGGAACCTCGGTTTATTCTATTCAACAGCAGTTTGGGCAGGGAGCATTGGAGACTACTTCGAATCCTTTGAATATGGCGGTTGACGGAAGCGGCTTTTTTATAGTGCAGTCGCCTAACGGCTCGACCTATTATACGAGAAACGGGCAATTCAGCGAAAATGCGCAGGGGCAGATAGTAGATTCGACCGGTCAAAATATCGTTCAGGGATATCCTTTAAATGCCCAGGGGATTTCTACATCCGGCACCCCCCAGCCTATAAGCCTTACAACATCGGCAATTCCGCCGCTTGCCACGACAACGGCAACGCTGACTGCAAACCTTGATTCTAATATATCGCCGCAGACTACTCCTACGACAACGACTGGAACATTTATGGGCGGGTATCTTACATCGAGCGCTTCCGCCGGTTCATCAACCGTTAATGTCGATATGACTTATAAAGGCGCCACGGGAAGTGCACCGACCTCTTTGCTTATTGGTAACGGCGACGGAACCACTAATCTATACACGGTTACTTCTTATGTCAGCGGAGGCGTAACATATACCCCTGCGACTTTACCGTCGGGTTCGGCCGTTACATCCGTAACTTTATCTTCTCCGCTGACCTCTTCCGTTCTTCAAAATACCGCGATTTCGCAAAATACTTTAGGATTAACCAGCACAAGCGGCGTTTTGCAGGGTTCTGATATGCAGATAAATACAAACGGTAACAGTACTTCAAGCGACCCCTATCAATTTCTTAATACTGTTGCAAGCGTTAATTCTAACAGTACGGTAAATTTATCGAACGCAATGCCGGTTCCGTCCGGCGGCTCATTTACGGCAGGCGGAGGCGTTATAGCCGGTCCTGCATCGGACTATTATTCTACGACGATTAATGTTTACGATTCTCTTGGAAATTCACTGCCGATGACCGTTACCTTTGCTCCGACTTCTTCATCTGCAGGCAATTGGAATGTTTATTACACAATTAACGGAACCGCCGCTCAAAGATCATCTTTTTCCACTATAACTCCTACTTCAGCTCCAAACTATGATGTGCAATTTAATTCAAACGGACAGATTGTTTCAGGGACAACACAAACGCTAACCGATGTCCCCGCTTATGTAAATCCGGCTCCGGCGACGCTTCAGGACGGCGCCTCCGAACCGTTAAATGTCGCTTTAAACTTAAATAATCTGACCCAGTATGCCGCAACTTCTGCTACGACGGCATTCACCCAGAACGGCTATTCTACGGGAACCCTTACCAGTTTTACCGTTGACCAGAACGGAAGGATTTCGGGGCTTTTTTCGAACGGACAGACAAAATACTTATATCAGGTTGCCTTAGCAAACTTTATTGCGCCTACAGGACTTGTTTCGGAAGGAAACAGCCTTTACGCGCAGAGCTTTCAGTCTGGACAGCCTGCCGTGGGCGTGGCAAACTCCGGAAATTTCGGCTACATTACGGATTCGGCACTGGAACAGTCCAATGTCAATATTTCATCCGAATTTACCAATATGATAATTGCTCAGAACGCTTATGTCGCCAATTCAAAGGTTTTGACGACCGAAAATGCGGTATTGACGGCTCTTGAAACGGCTATTCCATAA
- a CDS encoding flagellar hook-length control protein FliK: MMMSNNFSPEFSGEKINMSNNFAPAKQGAKPAAPDNTFSVNGNAMPESLRQNSRHVHTAAGNFKNILNRASDKGYLSGEGEPVKNKHGDKNNKHHNFGFALYAEPPLNTDKKQNPVILSSDGNGKDSGGGIKGNEASNGNGSINILSGNKKSAQNPGSKDNFSGGNNTLSESGTAGANKNDINPAIITDSADSKISPNSAEDKNGNKNDNKKIDGNADTANIAGTQTNLNRKSNLSLSKQASDNSINPDVNITDNTDNIPGKRAANSLRNNKELNNSNRIVEDKKNINSEAAAGNGDIKNRLNTGLMSNIKHGLTNITNFTVQNYEAKLDLARSNLKNDNNLTINKSIDFLNNAGLSNSNSGNLNGNNAGTTNSGSGQINVNGLNNIESSESSGKIAINSVMFMVKRNIQSATITLKPPSLGNVRIDIVLKNLQSNLIDAGGGKAITINMLAQNDAAKNMLQSSSSNLQNALKGQGFSSINLNINLDSGKNNQNGGNNEEINKNQLSKNYSSGSVNGGKAVSGGSFSGFNMTRYNPDAIIDYFI; this comes from the coding sequence ATGATGATGTCAAATAATTTTTCGCCGGAGTTTTCCGGCGAAAAAATCAATATGAGTAATAATTTTGCGCCGGCGAAACAGGGGGCTAAACCTGCCGCTCCGGATAATACTTTTTCCGTGAACGGGAATGCCATGCCTGAATCTTTGCGGCAAAATTCCCGCCACGTCCATACTGCCGCCGGAAACTTTAAAAATATATTGAACAGGGCATCGGATAAAGGATATTTATCGGGGGAGGGCGAGCCGGTTAAAAATAAACACGGCGATAAAAATAATAAACATCATAATTTTGGCTTTGCTTTATATGCAGAGCCGCCTTTAAATACGGATAAAAAACAAAACCCGGTTATTTTATCGTCTGACGGCAACGGTAAAGATTCAGGCGGGGGTATTAAAGGCAATGAAGCCTCTAACGGGAATGGGAGTATAAATATTTTATCCGGCAATAAAAAATCGGCTCAAAATCCCGGTAGTAAGGATAATTTTTCCGGCGGAAATAATACCTTAAGCGAAAGCGGGACTGCGGGCGCTAATAAAAATGATATTAATCCTGCTATTATTACCGATTCCGCAGATTCCAAAATTTCTCCAAATTCAGCCGAAGATAAAAATGGGAATAAAAATGATAATAAAAAAATTGACGGTAACGCTGATACTGCCAATATTGCAGGTACGCAAACAAACCTGAACCGGAAATCAAATTTATCTTTATCAAAACAGGCTTCGGACAATTCAATCAATCCTGATGTAAATATAACCGATAACACGGATAACATACCTGGTAAAAGGGCGGCCAATAGTCTTCGGAATAATAAAGAGTTAAATAACTCAAATAGAATAGTAGAGGACAAAAAAAATATAAATTCCGAAGCGGCGGCGGGAAACGGGGACATTAAAAACAGGCTTAATACAGGTTTAATGTCGAATATAAAACACGGACTCACAAATATAACTAATTTTACCGTTCAAAATTATGAAGCAAAATTGGATTTAGCCCGTTCAAATCTTAAAAACGATAATAACTTGACTATAAATAAAAGCATTGATTTTTTGAATAATGCCGGTCTATCAAATTCAAATTCAGGAAATTTGAACGGAAACAATGCGGGGACTACTAATTCCGGCAGCGGACAGATAAATGTAAACGGTCTTAATAATATAGAAAGCAGTGAATCGTCAGGTAAAATTGCCATAAACTCCGTTATGTTTATGGTTAAAAGAAATATTCAATCGGCTACGATAACGCTAAAACCGCCTTCGCTGGGAAATGTCAGGATTGACATCGTGTTGAAAAATCTTCAGTCTAATCTTATAGACGCCGGCGGCGGCAAGGCTATTACGATTAATATGCTTGCCCAAAATGATGCCGCAAAGAATATGCTCCAATCATCGTCGTCAAATCTTCAAAATGCGCTAAAAGGGCAGGGTTTTTCTTCGATTAATTTAAATATTAATCTGGATTCCGGCAAGAATAATCAAAACGGCGGGAATAATGAGGAAATCAATAAAAATCAGCTTTCCAAAAATTATTCTAGCGGTTCCGTTAACGGCGGTAAAGCCGTCTCCGGCGGTTCCTTTTCAGGTTTTAATATGACGCGTTATAATCCTGACGCGATAATAGACTATTTTATTTAG
- a CDS encoding flagellar basal body protein FliL, translating into MAEKSNKVQPNNNNGNKEVGDVNEDDISAVSQIESAKKKVGIKKLLFILIPAILVLGGGGFAAYHFLFAKNNSNKNAAQLTAQSSTAPGPMIELKPFLTNLADKNRTSYIKVSMSIELKQGGNAGLFKQLTPKIRNSIIMILSSKTTAEINTPEGIVSLRHQIARSLNRILGDGTVTGVYFNNYLVQ; encoded by the coding sequence ATGGCGGAAAAATCAAACAAAGTACAACCAAATAACAATAACGGCAATAAAGAAGTCGGAGATGTAAACGAGGATGACATTTCGGCGGTTTCGCAGATCGAATCCGCTAAGAAAAAGGTCGGAATAAAAAAACTTCTTTTTATCTTAATACCTGCGATACTCGTTCTTGGGGGCGGGGGGTTCGCGGCTTATCATTTTTTATTTGCCAAAAACAATAGCAATAAAAATGCGGCACAGCTGACCGCCCAGTCTTCAACCGCCCCAGGACCGATGATTGAACTTAAGCCGTTTTTAACCAATCTTGCCGATAAGAATCGAACCTCTTATATCAAGGTTTCTATGTCGATAGAACTGAAGCAGGGTGGAAACGCAGGTCTTTTTAAGCAGCTTACCCCAAAAATTAGAAACAGCATAATTATGATTTTAAGCTCCAAAACAACAGCGGAAATTAACACGCCTGAAGGTATAGTTTCCTTAAGGCACCAAATAGCGAGAAGCCTTAACAGGATTCTTGGAGACGGAACGGTTACCGGCGTTTATTTTAATAACTATTTGGTTCAATAA